Part of the Ictalurus furcatus strain D&B chromosome 10, Billie_1.0, whole genome shotgun sequence genome, CCCCCTTGACCTGTGGTTCCCTGCTCgaacacacccacttcaactcagGATGAGTTGGTTGAAGCTGATAAGTTGAATCAAGCGTGTTCGGAGCAGGGACAACACTCAAACGTGCAGGACagggggttctccaggaccTGTGCCTTAGAGGAACatctgaagaacccttaaggccTCAGCATGCTTCACGTGGAAACGACGGTGGCCAGGCTTCCGAGAACAAAACGGTTTGAGAATTCTAAcaattgtgaaaaaaattacaaataaatcagGAAAatgtctgctaaagctagctgACTGTCGTCGCCCCGCTTTAACGCCGGCGTACGCACGTCATTTGACGTCTTTTTGTGCCAATATTAACAATATATTGGCATGAAAAGTTCTCAAATAAAGCGGTCGTCGCTGAAATTGTGAGGAAAATATAAAGCTAGCTACGAAAGTATTAAAGAGGTAGCTAAATCACAACCAGACGTCTAGCTAGCTGAACATTGTACCTAGGACGatgaggttttgtttttgtttttttaatagttttttgGACCACCATTTTATCCCGGACTTCGCAGTTTTAGTTGTACTCAAGTTTCACGTACATGAATCGAAaagggcttcggctgaacgcTTGTCGTGAtgacgacgtcacgtgacgcgtctcggcccgagtgcggaaattttgaaaaatcgcaagctcctgcGAACATGTCAaatggccattccaaaatggcCGACTTTGAGGAGATGCTTCTTCCTATAGTTGTGGGATAATTGTCATGACATTGTAACAGCGCCACCTGCAGCACTGGAGGACTTTTAGGACAGAGCAAAAACGGATCGGTTTAGTCTTTTGCACAAAACAAACCTCACGGGCGTCGTCTCCGCGTTATGCATCCCGAAGCCTTTAACGTCTCATCCCCGTAGAGTGTATAACTACGATCCTCCTGTTCTTACGTCGACCTTGATCCAAAATCCGGATGTAATTCCTATTCTGCTATTAAACAGTCCACACTATTTTCAAAAGAAAGACCAGAGATTTTTATGAAACACTgagtttattgtgtgtgtggggccaTGTTGATATTATATGCATTGCGAAAGAAAACTAACACGTGCATGCGTTTCGCTATTTTATACGCTTGTGTTCTATTCTTTGCCTGCTTCCTTCTCTAGTTCTGTATCAAGGGACCTCATGAcaaattgccttttttttttttaaaaatgtaaaaaatttttggTTAGTCTTTCACGAGACACCCTTGACCACGTTTACACACGCCTACAAACGCCAAAACGACCTGACGCCACGTGTCAACTTGCATGTCTAGTCGCCGCACGCTTTTTTTCTACGACCTTACGATTCAGTCACGGTGAATCCTAACTCCTAAATCCTCCGGTTTCACAACGCCCCCGTCTGACTGGACGAACGCACCCTACGGCGAAGCTGCAAGCGGACACGTGAAACAGGACAGAAGTGAAAAAGAACAACACTGTATTTGATCTCATCCCACTTGAGAACGCACCTTGCAGAAAGCCATTTCTCTGTTACTGGATTAACAGATTAAAATGTCAGGAGGAAACTGGGATCAATAAACGTTGACCTGCCTACAAAACATTGTGTGTTAGTGGTTGTGTAAAGATTCTCACCGGCAACGCTGCAACAACACTGCGTGGGCTCGTCTTCGACTCTGCTAAACGGAGTAAAGAAAAGATTCAAACATAAACAggaaaaacattaaacagtgtTTAACTGAAACTGTAGCaaagtatatatgtgtgtatgtatatatatattatatatatataatatatacacacacatacacgtgtatatgtatataatgggTAGAGTTACGTccatatattttattacaaattagTTATGAAATTTATCAAATCATTAAAGTAACTTTAAAGAAAGCTGCAAGCAGAATTtttgggggccaagcacccagactcagGGGGGTCACACATTCAGAGACGCGCTACAATTGTTGCAGAGAAGCAGAGCCATAACTTTAGGCAAAAGAATGTAGTTTCACTTGGACAGTGGTGAAATTCTCTGACTGTTGGAGGAAAGGTCTAGATAAACAAATGGCCAGCAGGGTCATGTTGTCGCTGCAGATGCCGCTTCCGCTGCGACAGGTGGTGTTCTGTCGCTACTTTGAACGTCAGATCTTGGTGCGTGTTCACTTCGGCATAATTTAGGGAATTGTAGGAAAAACTGACTGTGACTTTAGCACAAATCTTAcactttcaagaaaaaagttgttacagttcttgaccacaaggtggcacAGAACTACTAGGGTACATTCAGGGTGTGGTCCTGAAGATGCTTAACAAGTTTTGTGATGGCACATAGAAGCGTTGCTGTTTTCTGCATTTGCCAGCACGTTACAGAACAGATTTGAATATCAAAATTACTTTGATAACTTTTTGttcagacaggtctcaagatgatgtcaGGACAAATTTTGGAGGAGCAAGCATGTGATTGCAACTTTTGACCAGCAGGTGGCGCGGTTACAAAAtttttgttgcatagcctcaggtcacGGTTCTGAAAGAGCCTACCaagatttgtgtcagtgtgcaaagTCGTTGCCGAGATAtaacctcacttcctgtttggtggcttCATTTGTCAGATTTGTTGGCTCATTACAGACAAACCGTTTGGAGTATTCAAAATCCTTTTGATAAATTCtgtgaggcttactctgaagatgatgtgtgccaaatttggtggTGATTgtacaaaatttgtaggaggagtagtgaaaaaaagaaacaggctTTTGGACACACAATTCAAAAGtgaggcccaaatttgaccgcACAATGGCGCTAGAGCATTGacagcacttggcccaaatttgttGAGAATGTATCTTAGACCCTCCCCactcagtgtgccaaatttcacaactttttacaagACGATTCTATGGGCTCGCCAGAAAAAGTAGAAGGTGGTCGGATAACGATAgcaccttcggtgcttggccccttaacGATACAGAAAATAATTCTTAATGTAAGATTTGCAACCGAAACTTGAGACCAATCCAGAAAAGGAGCCGGGCCAGTTtggtaatattatatatattatattgtgttTACTTAACAAACATGATAAATGCAATGTTTCCAAGAAGTTAGCtgtaacaataaaaatacaatatctTTGTGTCCGTACATAGAATTAAGACAGCgaaacgaaaaacaaaaaaactgcccTAAGTAGTTCACAGAGAggtacaaatatacagtacaaatctattttattccaaaaaaaaaagaaaaaaaaaagggtacaaataaaaaaaaataaaaaaactgcaACAAAATATAGTTATTAATGCTTTGTAAAGTTCAGGTAGGTGTAGGGTGTTCTAAGGGAGCACTTTGGGTAGACGACTTCTAAGGCTTCTGAGAAGAATTAATACATATTGGTACGGCCATAACGATATTAAAATTCACTATACAAAGTCCATATAACCTGGATTATACTTGAGGATTGAATATTACATACACATCATTGCATATATTTTGCAGGTTCCTCTTATGCATTAAAGAAAGACGCTTGTTTCTTTTCAAACCGGTTAAGTGgtcacgttaaaaaaaaaaaaaaaattaaaaaaagaagaaaatgggaaaaaaaaatagcagtgtCACTTAGTGCCAACAATTTAAAAGTACATAATTaatcgttttaaaaaaaaaaaaaaaaaaaaaaacattagaatttTCTCACTCGCTCATTTTTAGTTCCACTtctacagaggaaaaaaaaaagaacagaaagaaaagaaattcaacCTCAACGTGGTTCCTGGGTGGTAAAGCGTCCCGAAAAACGAAGTCAGAAAAATTTAACGTGATAGTACGACTGAGAAAAGATTTGCGCGTCCATCCTTTTGTCCGTCCATCCAGAGCCCGAAATGGTCACCTGATGCAAGTCGTCAGTGCCACGCCCTTCGCGACTCGCGCGCCGTGATTACAGGCACGTTTCCTGCAACACGGTTTATTTCCTAACGCCAGCCACGGCAAGGTTTCTGAGGTAAATGCTCGTCAAAGGCCCATGTCAGCAGTGCGCGTCTCTTTCCATTGACATCGGAACTTGACGTGAAAGTAAAACGCCATACGATTTTACCTCCTTTACGCGGGACGGTCGACCTGCAGGCCTGGCTGCGAGGGCGACTCCGAGCCTCACGTACGCATCATTCGTTCCACGACAAATCTTAAGGCAAGCTCGATATTATAGAAAGCTCATCttttatctacacacacacacacacacacacacaaatattgatTGTTTTAACACGGTTTCGCATATAATTCAATATTAGACAAGGTTACTACGTAACCAAGTGTGGACTAGAATAAGTGCATCTTTCATTTGATGACGTAGGTGGTGATGAGtcgatttatatatttatttatatataatatatataatatatatatatatatatatatattttttacatgtacttttcattaaaaatagcCAGCGAGCACTATCGCGAGTCATCTACAGGGGGCGCTGTGTTTGCACAACACTTGCACGAGAGAGAGATCACACCGTGAAGATGAAGAGATGAGAGCACGAAAGTGAACCGTGAAGCCGTGCCGGAATGGGATCAAGGGCTGATTTGTACTTCAGTGAAGATTAACGTAAGCATGTTCACGTCGTGACGTAAACGGAGGGGATTACGGGTAGCAGACGTGCACATCTCGAAATAGACGCGTCGTGCTTATCTGTGACTGAACAGGAACCAGATCGGGTAGAAAAAAGGTGCGAGTCGCGTCAGTTTTTACACTCTACGAATAATTTTTTACAAACTGTACGAAtcagtcacatgaaaaaaaattattattattattttttttctaaacgaGAATTCTTTGGAGTCGAGATTGACATTCTTACAATGGAAACAAAAGTCCTGGCAGTGTGAAAAACTTCTCGTTAAAGGTCTCGGCATCCGAGCGCTCCTACGACGCTCGTCTAAAATCCACTGATAGGAGGACGCCGGACTCACACGAGAACTACGGACACGGTAGCGCCGATGACGACACTTAAACGAAAACATGCTAACGGACTGAAAAAAAACTCGTTATTATCTCAAGCTCACGTTCGAGCACTCTGTTTAAACCTGGATCGCTTTGATTCAAATGACATAACCGGCATCATACGTATTTTCTCTAGAGGGCGCTGAAATCCTAAGTCTATAACCGGAAATCTTTACTTCCTACAACAGTAAAACGCCAGACTTTCCTTTTCGTTACGTTTCATTCACGTATTCTCCACACTGCCCTCTAGTGTTCACATTTATACCAcgcttatacacacacacatatatatatatatatataaatttctaATGACGTATAAATCAGCCCTTAATGGTCGAAGCAAAACGACGACTGCATGTGTATAGCACGATGgatctctcgctctcacacacacacacacacgtacaggaAAGGCACGAACAAAACGTAGATTTTTTTACCCCTTAGTTACAGTGCACAGGATTGAAgcgattcattacacacaatcTGACGACCTTTAGCCGGGGGTCAGTAAGGCAGTGCGTTTGAGATGACACGGAGAAGTGAGGGTGacgaataacacacacacacacacacacacacacacacacacacacacacgcacgcacgcgatGTACAGTAACCGAGCAACATGACACGCTTCAACTTTTGTGAAGTTTTTTCGTTTTAGCAACATAATCTGActgctcacaaaaaaaaactaccatCTCAATTATTCCATTAATGCAACAGAATTAAAGGGAAACttatttcattgtttaaaaaaaaaaaaaaaaaaaccaaaatgtcCATCCATTGCACCTGTAGCGCATACATACTTATATATTGTACCGAATTtcagtacatttctgttcaccgaaaactacaaaaaacaaacaaaaaacaaaacccagttTTAATCCAAACTCACTTACAATGGAAGTCTATGGGCAGATGTCGGATTCGTCAGGAAATAAAACTCGAAAACATACAGAACCGATCCTTTTAGAGACGGGACTGCTTTCTCAGATGGAAGAATTTGTGCTTATGTGCAAAAAACGTCGTGAGGCACTCGTGGCGTACGGATTCAGGGAAGTGTAAAGTAACCGGAACTACTTTTGAAACTGCGTTACTCACACGTCAGGAATTTGGGAAATATAGAAAGCTTTgatacagaaatacagatttttttttttgtgtgtgtgtgtgtgtgtgagatgtcaATCTCGTGTCTGGAACAGCTTTACGGTTCATGTGTAACGGCAAGGGGAGCGATTTTGCGTTTTAGAAATGGCGTAATCGTTTGCTTTTAAATTCGGTTCGGCGTCTGCCTTTAGACTTCCATTGAAAGTCGTGAATAGGTTTTCAGTTCCGGGACACGTTTCTGTAGTAAATCACATGGTACGGATACAGTGAACAGAGTTttacaagaatttttttttttcttttttaaaaacaccgtGAAGTTCCCCTTTAAGGAGTTTCTCTATGATGGTTGGGGAACTAAAACGCGACCGGGGCGGGTCATTAAAACGATGACGGAAAAGAAATCCGTCCAGTTCCTTTGTTGAGTAAACGAGCTCACGGCTGCCAGAGTTAAGACGTTTGCACTTACTGCATAGAACATAGCGCTGAGGTCGTACACCGTTCCGGTAATTCTCCGTGGAAGGATATTGCTTGGGTGATAAACGCCTACTGTTTAAATGAGCGGAATGACTTACGTACTGCATTTGCTTGTCTggaaagaaatttttttttttttttttggtcatgtcGCAGAAAAGGAATGAGATTGTACGGAGTCTGTTCAGACCGGCTGTAACAGAGCGGTCACGTCTTGAGGCAGGGAGGTTTATTCTGAGAGGTTAAAAGTGAAAATAGGGATGCATCGattggctgtaaaaaaaaaaaaatttttaaataaaaaaaaatcctctgatATCGACATCTGACATCCGGTGACCCGGGTGTACGACGTCCTGCTAAAGAAACGCTCCATGACGTCCCTGTCTGATTAATACTTATTATTAGTACTCATTTCTGTCAGTATCACTATCGACGAGTACCAAATATAATAATGTCCTCGTACTCGGTACGTATGGGGCGTTATCGATGCATCCCTAATTAGAAACAGCACAGACGTGGAGTGTGTCAAACCACTGAACTTGAAATACATAAGACCACTTCAGAGAACAGATCTACGCATGATATTTAcgcaattaaaataataataataataataataataataataacctgcaCCACTGAGCGCACGGTGGgaaaatcagatttttaaaaaaaaaaaaaaaaaaaaaaagaaggctgaTTCGAAACCAGAAACACGTACGAGACCATCACACCAGCTAAATATAGTCAACGAGGTCAAATCACCAGTCAGTGTACGCATCTGTATCCGAGGTGAGAGTTAATGCTACCTGTAGGGGGAAAAATCTATTAAGTCACCattgaaaacaaacaagcaaaaaaaaaaattaaatttataaaaaaaaaaaaaaaagttctttccTTTAAAATACTTGACATCTTTTAAAAGCATCGTTTatgataaaatgcatttttttctttcctgtagAACtagaattaaaaaatgaaatgtgaaggaaaaaaaaaacgggaaCGTCAAGCTCATATCTCGgaacgccgtccgacgttcgtGTTCATATTCAAAGGAGTCATTTCATGATTTTTCAGGTGTTccttttgtttgggtgtgtaacATATCCGTTTGTGCCTgtagaagatctgcaaagtcgCAAAGCTCACAGTCTCCCCAAAAAGGATTTATTTACTAATCGAACAGAGAAcgctgctccagacctgcccgaAACGCCTCAACCAGATTTACTCCCGTGATTCCTCTACGTCACGGCGCGTTCTATCAGCACAGTCCCGGACAAAGGCAGGTGCGGAGATAGAAGGCGAGGCTTCAGAGAATTCAGCCGCCATGTTGCGGAGACGCTGTGCGTTTCGGTGCGAAAGCAAAAACCCTCGGTTTAGCCTTCCGAAACGCACGTGAGGCTTTCGGCCAATCGCAACGCGACGGGTCAGCTGGCCGATCAGAGCGCTCTGGGCTTTtcagaaggaggggctttggagaaatcgagcgtttcaggcagcctgggaatagaggtatGGCGATACGTTAcattatttgacaaataatgcggtttgttttaacattaaagcatggtaacctattttattacacccaataaacaacaatgtttaaaaacgtttttttgtttttttttaaatcacgaaACGACTCCGTTTACTTTTTAAAACGCCAGGTCTAATTGCACTTCGTTTACGTTTTCTCGGTTTACATTTTGTTGAATAactaagctaaaaaaaaaaaagaaaaaaaaaaaaaaagaagaagaataagaataatcaGTGATGAAACCGCAGCATTTCTTCTTGGCTAATTTGTAAACAGTGTCGAGCACGCCTGTCAGTTTctcacaaagaaaaataaataaaaagtaaaaaaaaaaattaaagtgttGAAAGTTTTCCCTTCATACTAAAAAaaacgaattaaaaaaaaaaggtcagtgtGTATTAAAtcaactattaaaaaaaaaaaaaaaaacaaaccaccaCCACAGGGCTGGACGATGTGACGATACGATATCGATACGGCGATAAATTGTGTCACGATACTCAAATATCCGAGATgcgtttaattttttacatctCCATCACTGTTAAATCACTCCTTTTTCAAGATGTTAAATCCCTTTTTTTGGTAACGCAGCAGCACTGTTTTGCAGTGTATCGTAGAAAGGCTTCGTGGCGGAGTATCACGAAACTCACGTCGCATCGCCCGGCCCTGACGTGCAATGACCGGAGTCATCAGGAGTAACATTGCAGAGAAGGAAATCCTACATCGTACAATAATATCTCGACGACGACCGAACGAAAAAGAAGGTGCGCTCAGATCTCAGGACCGGGAATCTAATAACTAAAAACatgatgagaagaagaagaagaagaagaaaaagaagaagagagagtgaCATCGTGTCGTTTCAAAAGGTCACGTACGTGCCCTGATTGAAACCCACGCTGGGGAGAATTctttagaaatgaaaaatgacgtCGTGCATTGCTACTGGGAAGTCGGTTCTTCACACGGACCGCTGAATCgtcacaattttaaaaaaattcaaaacaacaCGAGGAAAATCAAATGAGTCGAGCTATTGCTTTAAAACCCGTCCGTGGTGATTCACTCCACAGCAATCatcttttcctttaaaaaaaaaaaaaataggggaaagaaggaaagcCCAAATCAATCTCCATCAGCTAGGACCTGTACCacgtttctctttctttttactaaAGCGGCGAAGatttccacccccccccccgacaccGAACACTGTCTCCACGAAAAGGAAAATGTATACGCTGGAATGCTGAATCTTAACCCTTAATACTAAtataggaaaaaacaaacaaacaaacaaacgaaccaaaacaaaacacgtgGGACAGGTAGAGCACGATACTGCGGACAGTGTAAACGTGACCCGATacgcttttgttttttgttttttttaaacgccgTTCCTAAATATTGATTGTTGGTCGTTTTGTTTGATTGATTCGGGAAGAAGTGATCGTTCACGAGCTACAAATGAAAGggagaacagaaacaaaacgcCGGCCCTGAAGGGAAAGGGAAAAGAAAGGTGGTGTGTAGTCGTGTGAGGACGATGTGCcgtgaaaagaaaaacaaaagcaaaacttCCGAGTCAAAAGCGAGAGCGGCTGTAAAGTAAAGCGACGACActcggggagagagagagagagagagagagagagagagagagagagagagagagaaagaaagagagagcctTTCTTTTAGATTTTCGGCAGTCCAAACTATCCATCAAGTACAGGGTGTatttaatatatctatatatatatttatatatttatatacggGGAGGAAAACAGGCGTAATTGTGAAGATCCTATGGCTGcatccggtttcctcccctctGGTTACGTTCTTCAATACACGTTGTAACTAATGATATTTCATCTGTAAGTGAATTACAGAGCGTGAAAGGCTTTGGTAGATAATACACCAGCTGGAGCGTTTAGTCCAGATGGTCGGCGGTCTTGCCGTCGTTACGAGCTCGACCCCGAGTGCTCTCGGGCTgcctaaaaaaaacaatgtgtgtgtataaaatctTTCGTGTGCAAaatctcaaaagaaaaataaaagaaaaaaacattcttaggctacattctctctttctcttcccacGCATTTCTGACACTTTCCTCCCCTCTTGCCATTGCGTCCTGCTTCCTGCGTCTGCTGCTACTTCCCGGCGTTGGAGCGCCCCTCGATGGATAGTTTGACCTCCTGAGGGATGAACGAGGGCCGAGAGGAGCCCGGCGGCGCGGCTAGgcctccctcctccctcttgACGGGGTATCTTTGGAAACCTGGGGTTGACCAACGCCTCTGTGAGGGCCCGTGGGCCTCGGTGTGCAAATAATAACTGCTCTGGCTGCGCGTGTGCTCCGCCGAAGTCCTGTCGGGTCTGGAGGGCACGTCTCCGTGTCCCGAGGCGCTCAGCTTTAAGGACTCGTCCTTGTCGGCTCTCTCTCGGTGAACGCGCTCCGTCCTGAGCTGACCCTGAGCTGGCCGCGGGATCTGGGGCGCCGGAGGTCCCATAGGTTGGCTGGAGGACGCTCCTGACGTCGAGTTGGCTTTGGCGGAAGTCCTGCTGTGTGTCGGTTGCTGCGGCTGCTGGGAGATCGACGGTGGCTTTTGGTGCGGGGCCGAATGCTGCTGAAGTGTGATGGATACGCAGACGTCGCCCGCTTGGAGGTGGTGGCAGGTGAGGCCGTAGAGCTGCGCGGTGCGTTCTGGGCTGCAGGATGACCAGCCCTGACCGAAGACGAAGAACGGGTGCTCGGGAGGAACGTCGATGCTCACTTTGCTCTGGCGCTCGCCGACGGCGAAGCGTAGCGCGACCAGCCCGGGCCTCTGGGAGCTCGCACGTAcgtccaccaccatgctcgagtCGATCTTCAGTCCCGTGCTGGCTTCGGCGCTGCGTACAAAATCCTGCGTTTGTAGATCCTCTACGCGCTTCAGCTCGCCCGTTGCTAACTGGATGATGGCGCCCTTGGTGAAGTGCGAGGGCGGAGGCACGGCGGGGACAGCTGGCACGGCGGGTAGCTCCGCCGCCAGCACGCGCTCGGCCACGCCTGAGGCATCTGAGATTTTGTGCTGTGGCGTTTCGGCTGCGGTGTCGTTATTAGGCTggggatgaggatgaggaagaggatggTAGTCCAGGGGCAGGAGAACCGGCTGCCCATTCGGCAGGATCACTGTATGACCAGGGTGCTGAGGATGAAGCAGAGCTCGAGGGTCCAGCTGGCCGCCGGGGTGCGACGTGTACGCCGTCCTACTCTCCCCCTGAACCTCTCTGCTGCTCTGAGACGAGCCGTGCGCTCCCTCTCTCCGACTCACGCCGCGGACCGGCGACGCCAGACGCCCCACCACTTGTTGGACCTGCGTacgaacaaacacacactcaaaaggTCAGACTGAGGTTCCTGAAGGctttgaaagggaaaaaaaaaagctgcatggTTTACAAGAAGTCAATTTGTAGACCTTTTCCTTGTGCAATTACATTTCCTTcctgcgtaaaaaaaaaaaaaaaatcttaggtACTTTCTAAGAAGTGGCTTTCAGACAGTCTGTTGCTCAACCAACCACGCAGCTGTACTACAGCTAATACAGGAAGGAAGTGGAGTAGAGTTTATGGTGTGATGAATACTGATTCAAAAACATGACGAGACAAAAAGTTCCTTCATtatttacatacaaaaaaaacaaaaacaacgttAGTATTGGTAATAGTTGTTATCACAGAAGGTTAGACGGTGCTGATTTTGGGGAAGGATCGTTTCACAATGCTTCGACGTCacaattaaacaacaacaacaaaaagcggAACGTTACCTCTCGcatttttccacagaaatgCATTAATCCCGATTACCAAGCACGATCGTGTCAATTACGAAACAGGAGAT contains:
- the atxn1l gene encoding ataxin-1-like, with the protein product MKQAHERNQECLPPKKRDLPVSNASTVPNNNSSSSSSNTGGGGGGGGGEEATTSSSQSSGASGEPQGGSGGGEWVRTQPNLHFGVEGPESMAQGLPVEQYSMLYKVAVPSVTYSPTSLHPVLGHISPAYTVPSTLLQHTGIHYPSLGYAPIPQFVSPSYATAVPYAVPPGFVPSSLIPAQSHLVPYPSVIQEGVVSSPPQQQVSAHAYAKVAATGGVPLVLASEQAVASSSSSSSSSQQPLGAIGMIPTAERVPVFYHTSASDRVAQPQSGSMEQDREVNGGNRENGRDVVYMARNAVVRPQQQGMAMTMEMQMDRKICRQEGRASPGQRSTPDMDLEVQQVVGRLASPVRGVSRREGAHGSSQSSREVQGESRTAYTSHPGGQLDPRALLHPQHPGHTVILPNGQPVLLPLDYHPLPHPHPQPNNDTAAETPQHKISDASGVAERVLAAELPAVPAVPAVPPPSHFTKGAIIQLATGELKRVEDLQTQDFVRSAEASTGLKIDSSMVVDVRASSQRPGLVALRFAVGERQSKVSIDVPPEHPFFVFGQGWSSCSPERTAQLYGLTCHHLQAGDVCVSITLQQHSAPHQKPPSISQQPQQPTHSRTSAKANSTSGASSSQPMGPPAPQIPRPAQGQLRTERVHRERADKDESLKLSASGHGDVPSRPDRTSAEHTRSQSSYYLHTEAHGPSQRRWSTPGFQRYPVKREEGGLAAPPGSSRPSFIPQEVKLSIEGRSNAGK